A section of the Thunnus albacares chromosome 6, fThuAlb1.1, whole genome shotgun sequence genome encodes:
- the bcl7bb gene encoding B-cell CLL/lymphoma 7 protein family member B-B, protein MNHNSIKMSGRSGRAETRSRAKDDIKKVLAAIEKVRKWEKKWVTVGDTSLRIFKWVPVTETKQIYRTKSTGGDVRGLKDVVLENTNSLLDFTDENSNQSFLSDVYQPKMDNSSSTSSSQQVSPPHTSSLRTEDSQPPMLGQESVDEPVHSGQEGADEPPTLIKEDLLSSGAARRSTPDIQEELDESGAPPLKKICTGENAVLR, encoded by the exons ATGAATCATAACAGCATCAAGATGTCGGGACGATCAGGCCGCGCTGAGACCCGAAGTCGGGCTAAAGATGACATTAAAAAGGTCCTGGCGGCCATCGAGAAAGTGCGCAAATG GGAGAAGAAATGGGTGACAGTTGGGGACACATCCTTGCGCATATTCAAGTGGGTGCCAGTGACAGAAACAAAGCAG ATATATCGCACCAAATCCACAGGTGGAGATGTCAGAGGACTAAAAGATGTCGTGCTGGAAAACACTAACTCCTTACTGGATTTCACTG ATGAAAACAGCAACCAGAGCTTTCTGTCGGACGTTTACCAGCCCAAGATGgataacagcagcagcacctcCAGCTCGCAGCAGGTCAGCCCTCCGCATACCTCGAGCCTCCGAACTGAAGACTCTCAGCCACCAATGCTAGGCCAGGAGAGTGTGGATG AACCAGTTCACTCTGGACAGGAAGGGGCCGATGAGCCTCCTACTCTGATCAAGGAGGACCTTCTTTCATCAGGAGCTGCCAGACGGAGCACCCCAGACATACAG GAAGAACTGGATGAATCAGGAGCTCCTCCTTTAAAGAAGATTTGCACAGGAGAAAATGCTGTACTGAGATAG